GACGAGGGCATCCCGTGATCGTTACTCTCCCTTGGTGCGCAGTTCCCAGGGCTGCATGCCGACGAGAGGCGCGAGGTGACCCTGCATCTCGACGACGCCCGCGCAACACTTCGGCGTGTTGCGGATGTCCGCGTTCGAGATCAGTTCGTTGTGGCGACCGGGTTGTTGTGGGGTGTGCCCGCGGCATTCCTAATGTGTGGTTCAGATGGCGGTGGTGCCGCCGTCGGTGACCAGTTCCAGGCCGTTGACGTAGCTGGAGTCGGCGGAGGCGAGGAACAGGGCGACGGTGGCGATTTCTTCGGGGCGGCCCATCTTTCCGCGGGGGATGAGGGACTCGAATGCGGCCTTGGTTGCCTCGTCGAACAGTTCTTCCTGTTTGGCGGTGGCGACCTGGCCGGGGGTCAGGACGTTGACCCGGATCTTGCGGTCGCGCAGTTCGTTGAGCCAGACGCGGGCCCAGGCCTGCTGGACGGCTTTGCTTCCCGCGTAGAGGCTCCAGCCGGGGAAGGCGCCGAGGGAGGCGTTGGATCCGGTCATGAAGATCGAGCCGTTGTCGTTGATCAGCGGCAGTGCCTTCTGCACGGTGAACAGGGTGCCGCGCGCGTTGAGCCAGAAGGCGCGGTGGAACTGTTCCTCAGTGATCTCGCCGAGGACGGCGGGTTCGCCCATCCCGGCGCTGGCCCACAGCACGTCGATCGAGCCCTTTTCCCGCCTGACGGTGTCGTACAAGCGGTCCAGGTCGTCCAGTTCGGCCGCGTCACCCTGGACGGCGGTGACGTTGCGGCCGATCAGCTTGACGGCGTCGTCCAGTGCTTCCTGCCGCCGGGCCTGGATGAAGACGTGCGCTCCTTCCTCGACGAACAGTTTGGCGCCGGCCAGTGCCATGCCGGTGGATCCGCC
The sequence above is drawn from the Parafrankia discariae genome and encodes:
- a CDS encoding SDR family NAD(P)-dependent oxidoreductase, which produces MGKLDGKVAVITGGSTGMALAGAKLFVEEGAHVFIQARRQEALDDAVKLIGRNVTAVQGDAAELDDLDRLYDTVRREKGSIDVLWASAGMGEPAVLGEITEEQFHRAFWLNARGTLFTVQKALPLINDNGSIFMTGSNASLGAFPGWSLYAGSKAVQQAWARVWLNELRDRKIRVNVLTPGQVATAKQEELFDEATKAAFESLIPRGKMGRPEEIATVALFLASADSSYVNGLELVTDGGTTAI